The sequence ATGATGGTCAGCGCGCTGAGGAACGTGCCGCCGGACGGCATCCCGCCGGCCCGCACGTAGCCGTCGACCTGCAGCGGCACGCCTTCGGGCAGCTGCCGCACGGTGTACCGGACGCCGAGGTCGTGCGGGATCGAGTCGAACCCGCACGAGTGCACGAGCCGCGCCCCGGTCTCGCGGGCCCGCCGGTCGTGCGCCAGGTACATCCGGTCGACGAACTCGGGTTCGCCGGTGAGGTCGACGTAGTCGGTGCCCGCCTCGGCGCACGCCGCCACCAGCGGTTCGCCGTGCGTCAGGTACGGCCCGACGGTCGTGATGACCACTTTCGCCGATTCGGCTACGGCCCGCAGCGACGCGGGGTCGGCGGAGTCGGCGATCAGCAGGTCGAGAGTGGCGAACCGGTCGTCGATCGCCGCCAGGCGGTCCCGGACGGCTTCGAGCTTGCCGCGGTTGCGCCCGGCCAGCGCCCAGCGCAGGCCGGCGGGCGCGTGGCGGGCCAGGTACTCGGCGGTCAGCCCGCCGGTGAACCCGGTGGCACCGAACAGGACCACGTCGTGCGCGCGCATCGCTTCTCCTCCTCCGACGTCGGGCCCGCTCAGGTTACCCGCCGGTCACTTCGGGGCGCCGGGTGAAAGTACCGGCGAGTACAGTCCCCTCGAACGCGAGGAGGAAACCCGTGACCGAACGCTTCGGCAGCTATCAGAACGAGCTCTACCTGCAAGGACTCGGTGGTCAGCTGCCGCCGTGCTCGACCGACTCGACCAAGCTCGAGGCGTCGGCCCGTGAGCTCATGGCGCCCGGCCCGTTCTCCTACGTCGCCGGCGCGGCCGGGTCCGGCGCGACCGCGCGCGCCAACCGCGAGGCGTTCGACCGCTGGCGCATCGTGCCGCGGATGCTGACCGGCGCCACCGACCGCGACCTGGCGACGACGGTGCTCGGCACCCGGCTGCCGGCGCCGGTGGCCGTCGCGCCGGTCGGCGTCCAGTCGATCGTGCACCCGGACGCCGAGTCCGCGACCGCCCGCGCCGCCGCGTCGGTCGGGGTGCCGTTCATCCTGTCCACGGCGTCCTCGACCGGCATCGAAGACGTCGCCGCGGCCAACGGCGACGGCCCGCGCTGGTTCCAGCTGTACTGGCCGGGCGACAACGACGTCTGCGCGAGCCTGCTGACGCGGGCGAAGAACGCGGGTTACACGGCACTGGTCGTCACGCTCGACACGTGGACGCTGGCCTGGCGACCGTCCGATCTGGACCAGGCGTACCTGCCGTTCCTCAAGGGCGAGGGGTGCGCCGTCCCGTTCACCGACCCGGTGTTCCGCGGCCTGCTGGAGAAGACCCCGGAAGAGGACCCGAGCATGGCGATCCTGCGCTGGATCGGCATGCTCACCGGCACCGACCGGACGTGGGACCAGCTGCCGTTCCTGCGCGAGCACTGGGACGGCCCGATCGTCCTCAAAGGCATCCAGCACGTCGCCGACGCGCGCCGCGCGGCCGAGGCCGGCGTGGACGGCATCGTCGTGTCGAACCACGGCGGCCGCCAGGTCGACGGCGCGATCGGCGCGTTGGAGGCGCTGCCCGGCATCGTCGCGGCGGTCGGCGACCGGCTGGAAGTCCTCTTCGACTCGGGTATCCGCACCGGCGCGGACGTCCTCAAGGCGATCGCGCTGGGCGCGCGGGCGGTGCTGGTCGGCCGTCCGTGGGTCTACGGCCTCGCGCACGCGGGCGAGGACGGCGTCCGGCACGTGCTGCGGAGCCTGCTGGCGGACTTCGACCTGACCATGGGGTTGTCGGGCCACCGCAGCCTGGCGGACCTCGGCCCGGACTCGCTCCGGCGGAGCTGAGATAACGAATCGGGAAACCAGGGGACAACTGCGGACCCGGTCGCTACCGTTCGGTTCCCAATCGCGGGCCGTCGGGGGCGGCCGGCTCCCGTTTCCCTTTTCCCGTTGGGGGTTTTCCATGGCCGGAATCGCCATGCGCATCGGTGTCGTCTTCGCCGTCCTGGGCTTCGGCTCGCTCATCCTCGAGCAGTTCGACTACGAGTTCCGGCTGATCGCCTGGGCGTCGGACATGCAGCCGTGGTTCGGCATCGCCCTCGGCGTCGTCGGTCTCGCCCTGTGCGGCGTCTCGGCGCTGGCCGGCCGCGCCAAGGCCACGCCGCCGCAGCCCGCCACGCCGCAGCAGCAGTACCCGCAGCAGCCCGGCCAGCCCGGCTGACCCACTGTCCGCTGTCCGTGAAGGCCTCCTTACCGGCTTGATGCGCCGGTAAGGAGGCCTTCACGGCGTGCGCCCGGTCACGTGGGCGGGATATTGGGAGGCCCGGGTCGTCACGCACGGCTATCCTTGGGCCGAGCATGTCCACGCCATCCCCCTTCGCCGCCCTGCGGGCGCGCCTGCCCGAGCTGATGCCGCGCGACGAACAACGTCTGCGCCGCCGGCTCGACGGCGCCCGCAAAGCCCGTGACCGCGACGCCGCACTGGCGCAGATCTCCGCCGACATCGAAAAGGCCGAGCTGCGTGTGCAGTCGCGGCGCGAGAGCGTGCCCAAGATCGAATTCCCCGAAGAGCTG is a genomic window of Amycolatopsis lexingtonensis containing:
- a CDS encoding lactate 2-monooxygenase; translated protein: MTERFGSYQNELYLQGLGGQLPPCSTDSTKLEASARELMAPGPFSYVAGAAGSGATARANREAFDRWRIVPRMLTGATDRDLATTVLGTRLPAPVAVAPVGVQSIVHPDAESATARAAASVGVPFILSTASSTGIEDVAAANGDGPRWFQLYWPGDNDVCASLLTRAKNAGYTALVVTLDTWTLAWRPSDLDQAYLPFLKGEGCAVPFTDPVFRGLLEKTPEEDPSMAILRWIGMLTGTDRTWDQLPFLREHWDGPIVLKGIQHVADARRAAEAGVDGIVVSNHGGRQVDGAIGALEALPGIVAAVGDRLEVLFDSGIRTGADVLKAIALGARAVLVGRPWVYGLAHAGEDGVRHVLRSLLADFDLTMGLSGHRSLADLGPDSLRRS